Part of the Bacteroides acidifaciens genome, TGTTTGTTGCTCCCAATACGTTGACTCAGCGTATGGTAGGACCGAAATGCATGGGCACTGTCAGTCTCTCTCTGGCGGGGATGAAAGATGGTGACCGTGCGGGATTATCGGCTTTTAATGGTGACAGCGGTGTGCTTGCGGTTGAAAAGAACGGAAATAAACTGTCTCTTGTGATGAGTGAACAGAAAAGTGTGTTTGATAAAACGAAGCATGCCATTAGCCGTGTGGATATGACCGAACAAGCCCGTATACCTCTTAAAAAAGAGCTTATCTATTTGCGTGTGGAAGGTGACTTTACCAATGGACGGGATGAGGCTCGTTTCTCTTATAGTCTTGATGGGAAAGCATGGATACCTGTCGGTCTGCCTATTAAGATGAAATTTGACTACACCCGTATGTTCATGGGCAGTAAGTTTGCCATATTTAACTATGCTACACGTTCCGTGGGCGGTTATGTGGATGTGGATTCCTTTGATTATTCGTTCTGTGATGCGTCAATGTAACACACAAATATGTATTTGTAACCAATGAAACATTGTTTTATTGGAAAATAGGCTATTTTTGTTTCCAAATTAATCATAACTAATAAGTATATAATATTATGAAAAGAGGTTGGATACCGATTATGGGTGTTTGTTTGGTGTTATCGTTTTCGGCATGTAAGCAATTGCTGCCTTACCAGGACACTTCTTTAACGGCGGAACAACGGGCGGAGGATTTGTTGCCCCGGTTGACTTTGGAAGAAAAAGTATCATTAATGCAAAATGCGTCACCTGCTATCCCCCGATTGGGAATTAAAGAATATGAGTGGTGGAATGAAGCGTTGCACGGTGTGGGACGTGCCGGATTGGCTACTGTTTTTCCCCAGTCTATCGGTATGGGAGCTTCTTTTAATGATTCATTATTATATGAAGTGTTCAATGCCACTTCCGATGAGGCTCGCGTAAAATCGCGTGTTTTCGGTGAAAGTGGCGTACTGAAACGCTATCAGGGATTAACATTCTGGACACCGAACGTCAATATATTCCGTGACCCTCGTTGGGGACGTGGTCAGGAAACCTACGGTGAAGACCCTTATCTGACAGGACAAATGGGAATGGCTGTAGTCCGTGGTTTGCAAGGACCGGAAGATGCCGGATATGATAAGCTGCACGCATGTGCCAAGCACTTTGCAGTTCATTCAGGACCGGAGTGGAACCGGCATAGTTTTGATGCGGAGAATATAGCTCCCCGGGATTTATGGGAAACCTATCTGCCTGCTTTTAAAGATTTGGTACAGAAAGCGCATGTAAAGGAAGTGATGTGTGCCTACAATCGTTTTGAGGGAGAGCCTTGTTGTGGCAGCAATCGCCTGTTGATGCAAATATTGCGGGATGAATGGGGATACAAAGGCATTGTAGTCTCTGACTGTGGAGCGATTTCCGATTTCCATAGACCGGGAACGCATGGGACTCACCCGGACAAGGAACACGCCTCGGCAGCTGCTGTGCGGACAGGTACAGACCTTGAATGTGGAAGTGAATATGCTTCACTGGCGGATGCTGTAAAAGCCGGTTTGATTGACGAAAAAGAAATAGATATTTCATTGAAACGTTTGTTGACAGCACGTTTTGAACTGGGAGAAATGGACGAACAACCGGCTTGGTCGGAAATTCCGGCCTCTGTGCTGAATAGTAAGGAACATCAGGCATTGGCTTTGCGTATGGCTCGTGAGTCATTGGTGCTTTTGCAGAATAAAAACAACATCCTGCCTCTGAATACCCATCTGAAAGTAGCCGTTATGGGACCTAATGCCAATGACTCCGTGATGCAGTGGGGAAATTATAACGGTATTCCGGCACATACGGTTACCTTATTGGAAGCTGTCCGTGCCAAACTACCGGAAGGGCAAATCATATACGAACCAGGTTGTGACCGTGTGGACGGAAAGACACTCCAAAGCCTGTTTGATGAATGTAGCATAAACGGTAAACCCGGTTTCTTGGCAGAATACTGGAATAATCGTGATCGTGAAGGGGAAGTCGTTGCTACCGATCAGATTTCCACTCCGTTCCATTTTGCGACAACAGGGGCTACTACATTTGCGCCCGGTGTGGAAATCACTAATTTCTCGGCTCGTTATGAATCAGTCTTTCGTCCTTCGCAGTCGGGTGATGTTGTTTTCCGTTTTCAATTGGACGGTGCGGTGACACTTATTATCGACAGCGAACAAGTGGCGGAAAAAGTATATGTAAAAAATCCGACGAATCTTTATACCTTGCAGGCAAAAGCCGGAAAAGAATATAAGGTCGAAATCCTGTTCACTCAACGGAATGAAGGGGCAACCCTCGATTTTGATATGGGCAAAGAGATGGAAATCAATTTGGATAAGGCTGTAGAGAAAGTAAAAGATGCCGATGTGGTTCTTTTTGCAGGTGGAATTTCTCCAAGTCTGGAAGGAGAGGAAATGCCGGTTGCTGTTCCCGGATTTAAAGGTGGTGACCGTACGGATATTGAACTTCCCGCTGTTCAGCGTAATCTGTTGAAAGCATTGAAGAAGGCAGGAAAGAAGGTGGTCTTTATTAATTATTCCGGTTCGGCTATCGGATTGGTGCCGGAGACAAATACTTGTGAAGCGATTCTGCAGGCATGGTATCCGGGA contains:
- the xyl3A gene encoding xylan 1,4-beta-xylosidase, giving the protein MKRGWIPIMGVCLVLSFSACKQLLPYQDTSLTAEQRAEDLLPRLTLEEKVSLMQNASPAIPRLGIKEYEWWNEALHGVGRAGLATVFPQSIGMGASFNDSLLYEVFNATSDEARVKSRVFGESGVLKRYQGLTFWTPNVNIFRDPRWGRGQETYGEDPYLTGQMGMAVVRGLQGPEDAGYDKLHACAKHFAVHSGPEWNRHSFDAENIAPRDLWETYLPAFKDLVQKAHVKEVMCAYNRFEGEPCCGSNRLLMQILRDEWGYKGIVVSDCGAISDFHRPGTHGTHPDKEHASAAAVRTGTDLECGSEYASLADAVKAGLIDEKEIDISLKRLLTARFELGEMDEQPAWSEIPASVLNSKEHQALALRMARESLVLLQNKNNILPLNTHLKVAVMGPNANDSVMQWGNYNGIPAHTVTLLEAVRAKLPEGQIIYEPGCDRVDGKTLQSLFDECSINGKPGFLAEYWNNRDREGEVVATDQISTPFHFATTGATTFAPGVEITNFSARYESVFRPSQSGDVVFRFQLDGAVTLIIDSEQVAEKVYVKNPTNLYTLQAKAGKEYKVEILFTQRNEGATLDFDMGKEMEINLDKAVEKVKDADVVLFAGGISPSLEGEEMPVAVPGFKGGDRTDIELPAVQRNLLKALKKAGKKVVFINYSGSAIGLVPETNTCEAILQAWYPGQAGGTAIVDALWGEYNPGGRLPVTFYKDVNQLPDFEDYSMKGRTYRYMQQQPLFPFGHGLSYTTFTYGEANLSKSAIGNGETVTLTVPVSNVGQRDGDEVVQVYLRSPADKDGPRYTLRAFKRVHIPAGQTKSVTIPLTHESFEWFDEATNTMHPVAGTYELLYGGSSDETKLKAIVMDVQ